The following proteins come from a genomic window of Rhodohalobacter sp. 614A:
- a CDS encoding geranylgeranyl reductase family protein, whose translation MDLKKDQAKQVDILIVGSGPAGISTALHLVKINPEWAEKIVVLEKETHPREKLCGGGITSLGADLLASLGLPFDPPHVSIREIRMIYHNRSFSLRDDPAFRIVRRDEFDHWLVLQAEKKGVTVRQNEAVKKIYAHSDYVEIMTEQTTFHAKTVVAADGSRSFVRQSLQWETHKKRARLLEILTPENADEQPEFRDRTALFDFSHIDSGIQGYYWDFPSMIKDKPFMNRGIFDSRTWQNQKPVSLKKTFRKVLNSRGRNLDDFELKGYPIQCFNRHASFSRPRILLAGDAAGVDPLLGEGISFAIAYGEAAAAEINEAFKKDDFSFFTYKKRILKHPVLKQLKIRTTMSRMLYRKKGPVVSALVWSLIALLFKMTVWYRRLKQKEFLQ comes from the coding sequence GTGGACCTTAAAAAAGATCAAGCGAAACAGGTTGACATCTTAATTGTTGGTTCCGGTCCGGCAGGTATTTCCACTGCATTACATCTGGTTAAAATAAATCCAGAATGGGCTGAGAAAATTGTGGTTTTAGAAAAGGAAACCCATCCCAGGGAAAAGCTTTGTGGTGGCGGCATCACAAGTTTGGGGGCCGATCTTCTTGCGAGTTTAGGGCTACCTTTTGATCCTCCTCATGTTTCGATACGCGAAATACGAATGATCTATCATAATCGCTCTTTTTCCCTCCGTGATGACCCCGCGTTCAGAATTGTGCGGCGCGATGAATTTGATCACTGGCTGGTCCTTCAGGCAGAGAAAAAGGGGGTGACTGTCCGGCAGAATGAGGCTGTGAAAAAAATCTATGCCCACTCTGATTATGTGGAGATTATGACTGAACAGACAACCTTTCATGCAAAAACAGTTGTGGCAGCGGATGGCTCACGCAGTTTTGTGCGACAAAGCTTACAATGGGAAACTCACAAAAAAAGGGCCCGATTACTTGAAATTCTGACACCGGAAAATGCCGACGAACAGCCTGAATTTCGTGATCGGACAGCGCTGTTCGACTTCAGCCATATCGACTCCGGCATACAGGGCTATTATTGGGATTTCCCAAGTATGATTAAAGACAAACCATTTATGAACAGGGGAATTTTTGACAGCCGTACATGGCAGAATCAGAAACCTGTATCTCTTAAAAAGACATTCAGAAAAGTATTAAACAGCCGCGGACGAAATCTGGATGATTTCGAATTAAAGGGATATCCCATTCAATGTTTTAACCGCCATGCATCATTTTCCAGACCGCGCATTCTTTTAGCCGGCGATGCAGCTGGTGTTGACCCCCTTCTTGGTGAAGGTATCTCCTTTGCTATAGCTTATGGTGAAGCTGCGGCGGCTGAGATTAACGAGGCATTTAAGAAGGATGATTTCAGCTTTTTCACTTATAAAAAAAGAATTTTGAAGCATCCGGTATTAAAGCAATTAAAGATCCGTACAACAATGTCTCGCATGCTCTACAGGAAAAAAGGTCCTGTTGTATCAGCGCTGGTGTGGAGCTTAATTGCGCTTCTCTTTAAGATGACAGTTTGGTATCGGCGGCTAAAGCAAAAAGAATTCCTGCAATGA
- a CDS encoding transmembrane-type terpene cyclase: MATFLLTLSAIFWIITYLEAIRIGFTQKTYAMPLFALALNFAWEVVDSVLGHAAFGFSMQVKYNIIGAILDAFIVYTFFKYGYKYFAHNLSKKIFYLWSVFIFGISFPIQWAFIVQFGIVLGPLYAAFIQNLMMSILFINMFYQRRGAEGQSLIIAVCKWIGTLVVTIQFYFNRNIFLVGALGGLIAVIDIIYIILLYQARRGKTIFTDNIQSAEPLVSGN, encoded by the coding sequence ATGGCAACTTTTCTATTAACGCTTTCTGCAATCTTTTGGATCATTACCTACCTGGAGGCAATTCGTATTGGTTTTACTCAAAAAACCTATGCAATGCCTCTCTTTGCACTGGCACTGAATTTTGCCTGGGAGGTAGTTGACTCCGTTTTGGGCCATGCCGCATTCGGATTCTCAATGCAGGTCAAGTATAATATTATCGGTGCCATTCTGGACGCTTTTATTGTTTATACGTTCTTTAAATACGGTTATAAATATTTCGCACACAATCTGAGTAAAAAAATATTCTATCTCTGGTCCGTATTCATCTTTGGAATCAGTTTCCCTATTCAATGGGCGTTTATTGTACAATTCGGGATTGTTCTGGGCCCTCTGTATGCAGCATTCATCCAAAACCTGATGATGTCTATCCTGTTTATTAACATGTTTTACCAACGGCGGGGGGCAGAGGGACAAAGTTTGATTATCGCCGTTTGCAAATGGATTGGCACACTGGTGGTTACCATTCAATTTTACTTCAACCGAAATATATTTTTGGTGGGCGCTTTGGGCGGTTTAATTGCCGTAATTGATATCATTTATATCATTTTGCTGTACCAGGCAAGGAGAGGCAAAACAATTTTCACGGACAACATACAATCGGCGGAGCCCCTTGTCTCCGGGAATTAA
- a CDS encoding UbiA family prenyltransferase, which produces MIDKSIFNTSTLSDVRDKTESWLSCIRYQDAIVAQVPALTGILFSVESLTVEMFPRILSCTIASFFLMAHIFAFNDWVDKMVDYRDPCKKESNFLSKRIAHLEMLSISIILGIVSVLIFAMLSYQLLVLSSIGIVLSLVYSFPVQALQGKRIPILSSVLHFIGSSIAFLLGYVLFSEIDEKGLLIAFYFSFIFVAGHLVQEVQDFKGDQKNGIRTHAVQFGPNQMFITANIIFTLSFIYLFWLGYINLIPSFLKYLVFFYPAYLFMAIAVARKGLDYHTIKRFRTQYRLLYGVIVAIISLSVITLY; this is translated from the coding sequence ATGATCGATAAATCTATTTTTAATACAAGTACACTTAGTGATGTGAGGGATAAGACAGAGTCCTGGTTATCCTGTATCCGTTATCAGGATGCTATCGTAGCCCAGGTCCCGGCCCTGACCGGCATTCTATTTTCGGTTGAGAGTTTGACTGTAGAAATGTTTCCGAGAATTCTGTCTTGTACAATCGCGTCTTTCTTTTTAATGGCCCACATCTTTGCATTTAACGACTGGGTAGATAAGATGGTGGATTATCGGGACCCTTGTAAAAAGGAGTCGAATTTTCTGTCAAAAAGAATCGCCCACTTAGAGATGCTAAGCATATCAATAATCCTGGGCATTGTTAGTGTGCTCATCTTCGCAATGCTTTCTTACCAATTACTTGTTCTCTCAAGTATTGGAATAGTGCTAAGCCTGGTCTATTCATTCCCGGTTCAAGCCTTACAGGGAAAACGGATACCCATTCTCTCTTCCGTATTGCATTTCATTGGCAGCTCAATCGCTTTTCTACTTGGGTATGTACTGTTTTCTGAAATTGATGAAAAAGGATTGCTAATAGCGTTTTACTTTAGTTTTATTTTTGTAGCGGGCCACCTGGTACAAGAGGTGCAAGATTTTAAAGGAGATCAAAAAAATGGTATTCGTACCCACGCTGTTCAATTTGGCCCTAATCAAATGTTTATAACAGCAAATATTATTTTTACCCTGTCATTTATTTACCTTTTTTGGTTGGGTTATATAAATTTGATCCCTTCATTTCTCAAATACCTGGTCTTCTTTTATCCGGCCTATCTTTTCATGGCCATAGCGGTGGCCCGGAAGGGGTTAGACTATCATACAATTAAACGCTTTCGCACACAGTACCGACTTCTATACGGTGTAATTGTTGCGATTATAAGCCTCAGTGTAATAACCCTTTACTAA
- a CDS encoding glycosyltransferase family 39 protein, whose protein sequence is MRLFTLPHLSFYSDEVWTLRFSNSSVSYLMTHLETGLSMHMYLLFMKVWTFFLGNSPLIVKAPSLLAGILILPALYQLTKKWLNQRVAILAILFAAFNPFLIEFSRYARVYSILLLVIILVIYLYYQAFKKRQSRYFIWLGIANGLALTFSSISSYIILVQFCSAVIETLLIPSKRDWKLFLNFCWSFILSLLLGLLFYSQILVQIPPMLAALTSDMNQWNIGVYFGVFKILHPYTAVVMLGLLLMGCLIAIKRYKETGRFLILWATVPFIFFFLTGTNQPDLAIARFLILVLPAHFILIASALLFISRKLVPQYSTLTAVFLTTALIFGNWIYSPANTLEPIITEPHGSSIALQRLNEIIQPNDVLSEDPDHLRFILNRPLKSQYIKITNLVSTQSKPYGNFTRSGRLIIVTFNHPEALQIWSKYFSTEVIVHPYYTNELVILTSPKITDRNHLNEILSGYFTGSLKGIDREPEYLKVLPGRFEQRINATRDILMKLNQYKRLQDESPVVNIVEKKENKID, encoded by the coding sequence TTGCGATTATTTACCCTTCCGCACCTCTCTTTCTACAGTGATGAAGTGTGGACTCTTCGATTTTCAAACTCTTCGGTAAGTTACCTGATGACTCACCTGGAAACAGGCCTGAGTATGCACATGTACCTGCTCTTTATGAAGGTATGGACATTTTTTTTAGGTAATTCGCCCCTTATCGTCAAAGCACCTTCACTGTTAGCGGGAATTTTAATTCTTCCGGCTCTCTACCAATTGACAAAAAAGTGGCTGAATCAGAGGGTTGCCATACTGGCTATATTATTTGCTGCCTTCAACCCTTTTCTTATTGAATTTTCGCGTTACGCGAGAGTTTATTCTATCCTGCTTCTTGTAATTATACTGGTTATATATTTGTATTACCAGGCGTTCAAAAAAAGACAAAGCAGGTATTTTATTTGGCTTGGTATTGCGAATGGTCTGGCTCTAACTTTCTCAAGTATTTCTTCCTATATAATCCTGGTTCAATTCTGTTCTGCAGTAATCGAAACCTTACTCATTCCATCTAAACGTGACTGGAAACTCTTTCTGAACTTTTGCTGGAGTTTTATCCTTTCCCTTCTCTTGGGTTTACTTTTCTACAGTCAGATACTCGTTCAAATCCCTCCTATGCTGGCAGCCCTAACAAGCGATATGAACCAATGGAATATTGGGGTCTATTTTGGAGTGTTTAAAATATTGCATCCATATACAGCCGTTGTAATGCTCGGTTTACTCCTTATGGGTTGCCTGATTGCCATTAAGCGTTATAAAGAAACCGGGCGATTTCTGATTTTATGGGCAACTGTTCCCTTTATATTTTTTTTCCTGACCGGAACGAATCAGCCTGACCTTGCTATTGCACGATTTCTAATCCTGGTACTTCCAGCACATTTTATCCTGATTGCTTCCGCCCTTTTGTTTATCAGCCGCAAGCTTGTTCCTCAATACTCTACACTCACAGCTGTTTTCCTTACCACGGCACTCATTTTTGGCAATTGGATTTATTCCCCTGCAAACACATTAGAACCTATTATTACAGAACCGCACGGTTCATCAATTGCCCTTCAACGGCTAAATGAGATTATTCAACCGAATGATGTATTATCGGAAGACCCGGATCATCTGAGATTTATCCTCAACAGACCCCTAAAATCTCAATACATTAAAATCACTAACCTGGTTAGTACGCAATCAAAACCCTATGGTAATTTCACCCGGTCGGGGCGGTTGATTATTGTCACTTTTAATCATCCCGAAGCTCTACAAATTTGGTCCAAATATTTTTCGACAGAAGTCATTGTCCATCCCTATTATACCAACGAATTGGTCATTTTAACCTCACCCAAAATAACAGATCGGAATCATCTCAATGAAATCCTGTCGGGGTATTTCACAGGCAGCTTGAAAGGAATAGACCGTGAGCCAGAATACCTGAAGGTTTTGCCCGGCCGATTTGAACAAAGAATTAACGCGACCCGTGATATATTAATGAAGTTAAACCAGTACAAACGGCTTCAAGATGAATCCCCCGTAGTTAACATAGTCGAAAAAAAGGAAAACAAAATTGATTAA
- a CDS encoding serine hydrolase domain-containing protein: MKYLIAILFTFSSFTVFAQTESILYTPPLEEGSAEDVGMSDERLSRIDEMIENAVSENQIPGAVALIARDGKIIYKKAFGMADNEAGRRLQTDTIFRIASQSKAITSTAVMMLWEEGLFQLDDPISKYLPFFGEAQILDTFNADDTTYTTVPAKNQITIRHLLTHTSGLGYGVIDGDDRFQMIYKKAGVTDLFTTEDITIEESVTKLAKLPLHHEPGSKYTYSEGLDVLGYFIEVMSGMPFDEFLRTHIFDPLGMDDTWFYLPRSKHDRLVTVQRKDQNGNWEPYPVTFYDPNYPRTGEMTFFSGGAGLSSTVEDYAKFLQMYLNNGEYDGIRLLSRTTVNFMMQNQIDDLFREPGRGHGLAFAVLTDHGERSGGRGYAGTFDWGGYFNTQYFADPNENVIGLIFKQTQGPTGDETGWKFRQLVFQAIDD, encoded by the coding sequence ATGAAATACCTGATTGCTATTCTTTTCACTTTTTCTTCATTCACAGTTTTTGCTCAAACAGAATCCATCCTCTATACTCCCCCGCTGGAAGAAGGAAGTGCAGAAGACGTTGGGATGTCCGACGAACGGCTTTCACGAATTGATGAAATGATCGAAAATGCCGTCAGCGAAAACCAGATTCCCGGTGCCGTTGCATTGATCGCCCGCGATGGCAAAATCATCTATAAAAAAGCATTTGGCATGGCCGATAACGAGGCCGGCCGCAGGTTACAAACCGATACCATTTTCAGGATTGCATCCCAAAGCAAAGCCATCACTTCCACGGCTGTCATGATGCTTTGGGAAGAGGGACTTTTCCAACTGGACGACCCGATCTCAAAATACCTGCCCTTTTTTGGAGAAGCTCAAATCCTGGATACGTTCAATGCTGATGATACAACCTACACAACCGTTCCCGCCAAAAACCAGATTACGATCCGGCACTTGCTGACTCACACCTCCGGCCTTGGCTATGGCGTCATTGACGGCGATGATCGATTTCAAATGATCTACAAAAAAGCCGGGGTCACCGACCTGTTTACAACGGAAGATATTACCATCGAAGAGAGTGTGACGAAACTCGCCAAACTTCCGCTGCATCACGAACCGGGTTCAAAATATACGTACAGCGAAGGGCTGGATGTATTGGGATATTTTATTGAAGTGATGTCCGGCATGCCGTTCGACGAATTTCTCCGAACCCACATTTTTGATCCGCTTGGAATGGACGATACCTGGTTCTACCTGCCGCGATCCAAACACGACCGGCTGGTAACCGTTCAGCGAAAAGACCAGAATGGCAATTGGGAACCTTACCCGGTTACATTTTATGATCCCAATTATCCACGAACCGGCGAAATGACATTTTTCTCAGGCGGCGCGGGGCTTTCCAGCACGGTAGAAGATTATGCCAAATTCCTGCAAATGTATCTGAATAATGGAGAATACGACGGAATCCGGCTTCTCAGCAGAACGACAGTCAACTTTATGATGCAAAACCAAATTGATGATCTTTTCAGAGAGCCCGGCAGAGGGCATGGCTTGGCATTTGCCGTTCTTACTGATCACGGTGAACGTTCCGGCGGACGAGGATACGCCGGCACATTTGACTGGGGCGGATATTTCAACACGCAATACTTCGCTGATCCGAATGAAAATGTCATCGGGCTGATCTTCAAACAAACCCAGGGCCCCACCGGCGATGAAACCGGCTGGAAATTCCGGCAGTTGGTATTCCAGGCCATTGATGATTGA
- a CDS encoding M1 family metallopeptidase, whose product MSFNNRLSLFLIVFVAALPLQAQKNPNVQEAFLPFDTGISTPTRSASGQPGPEYWQNGADYSIQAELHAEEHLLTSSVTISYVNNSPDELNFVWLQMDQDLFSSDSWGAKLTPYRGARFGNREFDGGYELTQIRIEQNGKTYTPVSHKVDTNLKLNLEEAMKPEGDEITIHIKYEFEIPEYGSDRMGRLETKNGWIYELAQWYPRLVVYDDIQGWNVLPYLGAGEFYLEFGSFDYSITLPSDFIVVASGELQNPEEVLTEAQTDRLEQARNSDETVTILGVDELGTEESRPRESDKLTWHFRMENSHDIAWAASKAFIWDAARINLPDNDQALAMSVYPEESSGEEGWGRSTEYVKGSIEFYSEKWLKYPYPVAVNVAGIVGGMEYPGLVFCSWRAREGSLWGVTDHEFGHIWFPMIVGSNEREYAWMDEGFNTFINGYSTENFNNGEYQARRTSARQITAWMAGPEAEAIFTAPDQIQPGNLGTVAYYKPALGLRMLRETIIGKELFDEAFKAYINRWKYKHPTPNDFFNTIEDVSGHDLDWFWRGWFETTWTLDQAVDSVSYVENDPANGALISISNQQKMVMPVILEITEENGNTSRVDLPAYVWRDTNEWTFRFDSTSPITSIVLDPYEELPDIQPANNIWVAPVEESDDTHTGG is encoded by the coding sequence ATGTCCTTTAATAACAGACTCTCCTTATTTCTGATCGTATTTGTAGCAGCCCTTCCGTTGCAAGCTCAAAAAAATCCCAATGTACAAGAAGCATTTTTGCCTTTCGATACGGGCATCAGTACGCCTACCCGAAGTGCCAGCGGCCAACCGGGGCCGGAGTATTGGCAGAATGGAGCCGATTATTCCATACAGGCTGAACTGCATGCGGAAGAGCATTTGCTAACAAGTTCAGTCACAATCTCTTACGTAAATAATAGTCCGGATGAGCTGAACTTTGTATGGCTACAAATGGATCAGGATTTGTTTTCATCAGATTCCTGGGGTGCAAAATTGACTCCCTACAGAGGCGCAAGATTTGGAAATAGAGAATTTGATGGCGGTTATGAACTCACGCAAATCCGGATTGAACAAAATGGAAAAACCTATACTCCTGTATCTCATAAGGTAGATACCAATCTGAAGCTGAATCTTGAAGAGGCTATGAAGCCGGAAGGGGATGAAATTACCATCCATATTAAGTATGAATTCGAGATTCCTGAATATGGCTCGGACCGTATGGGACGGCTTGAAACCAAAAACGGATGGATTTATGAATTGGCACAGTGGTATCCCCGACTGGTTGTGTATGACGATATACAGGGCTGGAATGTACTTCCTTATTTAGGCGCCGGAGAATTCTACCTGGAATTTGGTTCTTTTGATTACTCGATTACTCTTCCGTCTGATTTTATTGTAGTGGCTTCCGGCGAGCTTCAAAACCCGGAAGAGGTATTAACTGAAGCTCAAACGGATCGGCTGGAACAGGCGCGAAACAGTGATGAAACCGTTACGATTTTAGGGGTTGATGAGCTTGGCACCGAAGAATCCCGTCCCCGGGAAAGTGACAAACTGACCTGGCATTTTAGAATGGAAAATTCCCATGATATTGCCTGGGCAGCGTCCAAAGCATTTATCTGGGATGCCGCCCGAATCAATCTGCCAGACAATGACCAGGCATTGGCGATGTCTGTTTATCCGGAGGAAAGTTCCGGGGAAGAAGGATGGGGGCGATCAACCGAGTATGTGAAAGGCTCTATCGAATTTTACTCAGAAAAATGGCTTAAATATCCTTATCCGGTTGCTGTAAATGTTGCCGGAATTGTTGGAGGAATGGAGTATCCCGGCTTGGTCTTTTGCAGTTGGAGAGCAAGGGAAGGAAGCTTGTGGGGAGTGACCGATCATGAATTTGGCCACATCTGGTTCCCGATGATTGTGGGATCAAACGAACGCGAATATGCGTGGATGGACGAAGGTTTCAATACTTTTATCAACGGATATAGTACCGAAAATTTCAACAATGGCGAGTATCAAGCCAGAAGAACAAGTGCCCGGCAGATTACAGCATGGATGGCAGGGCCGGAAGCAGAGGCTATTTTTACGGCTCCCGATCAGATTCAGCCAGGCAACCTTGGCACTGTAGCCTACTATAAACCTGCTTTGGGATTACGAATGTTACGTGAAACCATTATTGGCAAAGAGCTGTTTGATGAAGCATTTAAGGCGTATATCAATCGCTGGAAATACAAACATCCCACTCCGAATGATTTTTTCAACACGATTGAAGATGTAAGCGGACATGACCTCGACTGGTTCTGGAGGGGATGGTTTGAAACCACCTGGACATTGGATCAGGCAGTGGATTCTGTAAGTTACGTGGAAAATGATCCCGCAAATGGCGCCCTGATTTCCATCAGCAACCAACAAAAAATGGTGATGCCGGTGATTCTTGAAATAACGGAAGAAAATGGGAATACGAGCAGGGTGGATTTACCGGCGTATGTTTGGAGGGATACAAATGAATGGACATTCAGATTCGATTCCACCAGCCCGATAACCAGTATCGTTCTCGACCCTTACGAAGAGTTGCCGGATATTCAACCTGCCAATAATATCTGGGTGGCTCCTGTAGAAGAATCGGACGACACCCATACAGGAGGATAA
- a CDS encoding MFS transporter, translating into MHLRSASSQERRTATIITLFGIPLSGFMTDIYLPSFPAMAQNLAVSEQSIQLTLTCFFLSYGFAQLFVGSLLDSIGRYKAMLVSLAVLCISSLAIAFTTDIWMICFWRIVQGLATSFIIVAKRAYFVDLYEGEKRKYYLSYFTVIWSCGPIIAPFLGGYMESLFNWQANFYFLAVYSGLLLIAEAFFSGETIRQKKPFNVKKMTILYGVMLRNKAFMTGVMVLGLAYSVVMVFNIAGPFVVQEHFGYNEVVIGYCTLALGVAWMIGGFLSKHYTSVSFAKKNQSFSTAQLVFVVVFIGAGTLADNLLVLISFAFFILILGGFLFTNYFTHNMIYFPNNAGIAGGLMGGLLYIITSFSSFVISASGQIETAFDMSLRYLMIVLPLAGFVFYTAWLHQKKQ; encoded by the coding sequence ATGCATTTACGCTCTGCCTCCAGCCAGGAAAGGCGAACGGCAACCATTATTACTCTTTTCGGCATTCCCCTGTCCGGTTTTATGACGGATATATATCTGCCGTCGTTTCCGGCTATGGCTCAGAATCTCGCCGTTTCTGAACAAAGCATTCAGCTCACACTCACCTGCTTTTTCCTCAGTTACGGGTTTGCCCAGCTTTTTGTAGGCAGTTTGTTAGACAGCATCGGGCGGTACAAAGCCATGCTGGTTTCACTGGCCGTTCTTTGTATCAGCAGCCTGGCCATCGCCTTTACCACAGACATCTGGATGATTTGCTTCTGGCGCATTGTCCAGGGGCTGGCAACGTCGTTTATCATCGTAGCCAAGCGCGCCTATTTTGTGGATTTGTACGAAGGCGAAAAACGAAAATATTACCTTAGCTATTTTACGGTCATCTGGTCATGCGGACCCATTATTGCGCCATTCCTTGGCGGCTATATGGAGAGCCTTTTTAACTGGCAGGCCAATTTCTACTTTCTTGCGGTTTATTCCGGCCTTTTGCTCATCGCGGAAGCCTTTTTCAGCGGGGAGACCATTCGCCAGAAGAAACCGTTCAACGTCAAAAAAATGACCATTTTGTACGGCGTCATGCTTCGCAATAAAGCATTTATGACGGGAGTTATGGTTCTCGGGCTGGCCTATTCCGTGGTCATGGTATTCAACATCGCCGGGCCGTTTGTGGTACAGGAACATTTCGGCTACAACGAAGTGGTCATCGGCTATTGTACGCTGGCATTAGGCGTGGCGTGGATGATTGGCGGTTTCCTCAGCAAGCACTATACATCGGTCTCGTTTGCCAAGAAGAACCAGTCGTTTTCAACAGCCCAGTTGGTTTTCGTAGTGGTATTTATTGGCGCCGGAACTCTTGCCGACAATCTTCTGGTGCTGATCTCTTTTGCCTTTTTTATCCTGATTCTTGGTGGATTTCTGTTCACCAACTATTTCACGCACAACATGATCTATTTCCCCAACAATGCGGGAATTGCCGGCGGACTGATGGGCGGGCTCCTCTACATTATCACCTCGTTTTCCAGCTTTGTGATTTCCGCCTCAGGCCAGATCGAAACGGCTTTTGATATGTCACTCCGCTACCTGATGATTGTGCTGCCGCTTGCCGGGTTTGTCTTTTACACGGCGTGGCTTCATCAGAAAAAACAGTAA